A single region of the Micropterus dolomieu isolate WLL.071019.BEF.003 ecotype Adirondacks linkage group LG18, ASM2129224v1, whole genome shotgun sequence genome encodes:
- the rrp9 gene encoding U3 small nucleolar RNA-interacting protein 2 isoform X1, which produces MSSSFFIKKKDNPKIVKKGKNADVPKRKLQGDWDKVRAKKPNSKYNEEISSDSETESPVVPKKRQPSEENEFDETPQEKKLRLAKIYLDQLKEEEEKKAEDDSFETDLIAGRLEEEVLEQKGKLQRLIAKDLMPPDASEIRVLKGHKLPITCLVITFDDKYIFSAAKDCSIIKWDVESGKKLHTIPGGRKGTEDRHIGHTAHILCMAISSDGKYLATGDMNKLIMIWEAETCKHLYKFTGHKGPVSGLSFRKGTHDLYSASHDRSVKVWNVDENAYVETLFGHQDAITGLDCLTRERCVTAGGRDRSVRVWKIAEESQLVFHGHEGSIDCIQLINEEHMITGADDGSVSLWSVNKKKPLSTVKQAHGCHGDAGLEQPHWVASVAALQNSDTVASGASGCSHNSQVQLWKCGQYYRGLQPLFSVPVSGFVNSLKFSSSGQFLVAGVGQEHRLGRWWRIKEAKNGIYIIPLKRKCPNPEEAKMTE; this is translated from the exons atgtcttcttctttctttataaagaaaaaagacaacCCCAAAATAGTTAAAAAGGGTAAAAATGCAGACGTCCCAAAACGAAAG ctGCAGGGCGATTGGGACAAAGTGCGAGCAAAGAAGCCCAACTCCAAATACAACGAAGAGATTTCCAGCGACTCTGAGACAGAGAG TCCTGTAGTGCCCAAGAAAAGACAGCCTAGTGAAGAGAATGAGTTTGATGAAACGCCACAGGAGAAGAAACTTAGATTAGCCAAAATTTACCTCGACCAACTAAAGGAAGAAG aggaaaagaaagcagAAGACGACTCATTTGAGACTGATCTGATTGCTGGAAGACTTGAAGAAGAAGTG CTTGAACAAAAAGGAAAGCTTCAGCGACTTATTGCCAAAGAT CTCATGCCACCGGATGCTTCAGAGATCAGAGTGTTAAAGGGACACAAACTTCCAATTACCTGTCTGGTCATCACCTTCGATGACAAGTACATCTTTTCTGCTGCCAAAGACTGCTCTATCATTAAAT GGGATGTTGAGAGTGGCAAGAAACTGCACACAATACCTGGTGGAAGGAAAGGTACAGAGGATCGGCATATTGGACATACAGCCCATATCCTGTGCATGGCCATATCGTCAGATGGAAAATACTTG GCCACTGGAGACATGAACAAACTGATCATGATCTGGGAGGCAGAAACATGTAAACATCTCTATAAATTCACAGGACACAAAGGCCCTGTGTCG GGTCTTTCATTCAGGAAGGGAACTCATGATCTGTACAGTGCCTCTCATGATCGCTCAGTGAAGGTGTGGAATGTGGACGAGAATGCATATGTGGAAACTCT CTTTGGGCATCAGGACGCCATCACAGGACTGGACTGCCTGACCCGTGAGCGCTGTGTGACTGCAGGAGGAAGGGACCGCTCGGTGAGGGTGTGGAAAATAGCCGAGGAATCTCAGCTGGTGTTCCACGGCCACGA GGGCTCAATTGATTGTATCCAGCTCATAAATGAGGAGCATATGATAACAGGAGCTGACGATGG CTCCGTGTCTCTTTGGAGTGTCAACAAGAAGAAGCCTCTCAGCACGGTGAAGCAGGCTCACGGTTGCCATGGTGATGCAGGGCTGGAGCAGCCCCATTGGGTCGCTTCGGTAGCAGCGCTTCAGAACTCAGATACTGTTGCCTCAGGTGCCTCTGGCT GTTCACACAACTCACAGGTGCAGCTGTGGAAGTGTGGCCAGTATTACCGTGGACTGCAGCCTCTATTCAGTGTACCAGTG TCCGGTTTCGTCAACAGTCTTAAGTTTTCGAGCTCCGGTCAGTTCTTGGTGGCAGGAGTTGGACAGGAGCACAG gTTGGGCCGATGGTGGAGAATAAAAGAGGCCAAGAATGGGATCTATATTATTCCTCTTAAAAGGAAATGTCCCAATCCAGAGGAAGCCAAGATGACAGAATAG
- the rrp9 gene encoding U3 small nucleolar RNA-interacting protein 2 isoform X2, with protein sequence MSSSFFIKKKDNPKIVKKGKNADVPKRKLQGDWDKVRAKKPNSKYNEEISSDSETESPVVPKKRQPSEENEFDETPQEKKLRLAKIYLDQLKEEEEKKAEDDSFETDLIAGRLEEEVLEQKGKLQRLIAKDLMPPDASEIRVLKGHKLPITCLVITFDDKYIFSAAKDCSIIKWDVESGKKLHTIPGGRKGTEDRHIGHTAHILCMAISSDGKYLATGDMNKLIMIWEAETCKHLYKFTGHKGPVSGLSFRKGTHDLYSASHDRSVKVWNVDENAYVETLFGHQDAITGLDCLTRERCVTAGGRDRSVRVWKIAEESQLVFHGHEGSIDCIQLINEEHMITGADDGSVSLWSVNKKKPLSTVKQAHGCHGDAGLEQPHWVASVAALQNSDTVASGSHNSQVQLWKCGQYYRGLQPLFSVPVSGFVNSLKFSSSGQFLVAGVGQEHRLGRWWRIKEAKNGIYIIPLKRKCPNPEEAKMTE encoded by the exons atgtcttcttctttctttataaagaaaaaagacaacCCCAAAATAGTTAAAAAGGGTAAAAATGCAGACGTCCCAAAACGAAAG ctGCAGGGCGATTGGGACAAAGTGCGAGCAAAGAAGCCCAACTCCAAATACAACGAAGAGATTTCCAGCGACTCTGAGACAGAGAG TCCTGTAGTGCCCAAGAAAAGACAGCCTAGTGAAGAGAATGAGTTTGATGAAACGCCACAGGAGAAGAAACTTAGATTAGCCAAAATTTACCTCGACCAACTAAAGGAAGAAG aggaaaagaaagcagAAGACGACTCATTTGAGACTGATCTGATTGCTGGAAGACTTGAAGAAGAAGTG CTTGAACAAAAAGGAAAGCTTCAGCGACTTATTGCCAAAGAT CTCATGCCACCGGATGCTTCAGAGATCAGAGTGTTAAAGGGACACAAACTTCCAATTACCTGTCTGGTCATCACCTTCGATGACAAGTACATCTTTTCTGCTGCCAAAGACTGCTCTATCATTAAAT GGGATGTTGAGAGTGGCAAGAAACTGCACACAATACCTGGTGGAAGGAAAGGTACAGAGGATCGGCATATTGGACATACAGCCCATATCCTGTGCATGGCCATATCGTCAGATGGAAAATACTTG GCCACTGGAGACATGAACAAACTGATCATGATCTGGGAGGCAGAAACATGTAAACATCTCTATAAATTCACAGGACACAAAGGCCCTGTGTCG GGTCTTTCATTCAGGAAGGGAACTCATGATCTGTACAGTGCCTCTCATGATCGCTCAGTGAAGGTGTGGAATGTGGACGAGAATGCATATGTGGAAACTCT CTTTGGGCATCAGGACGCCATCACAGGACTGGACTGCCTGACCCGTGAGCGCTGTGTGACTGCAGGAGGAAGGGACCGCTCGGTGAGGGTGTGGAAAATAGCCGAGGAATCTCAGCTGGTGTTCCACGGCCACGA GGGCTCAATTGATTGTATCCAGCTCATAAATGAGGAGCATATGATAACAGGAGCTGACGATGG CTCCGTGTCTCTTTGGAGTGTCAACAAGAAGAAGCCTCTCAGCACGGTGAAGCAGGCTCACGGTTGCCATGGTGATGCAGGGCTGGAGCAGCCCCATTGGGTCGCTTCGGTAGCAGCGCTTCAGAACTCAGATACTGTTGCCTCAG GTTCACACAACTCACAGGTGCAGCTGTGGAAGTGTGGCCAGTATTACCGTGGACTGCAGCCTCTATTCAGTGTACCAGTG TCCGGTTTCGTCAACAGTCTTAAGTTTTCGAGCTCCGGTCAGTTCTTGGTGGCAGGAGTTGGACAGGAGCACAG gTTGGGCCGATGGTGGAGAATAAAAGAGGCCAAGAATGGGATCTATATTATTCCTCTTAAAAGGAAATGTCCCAATCCAGAGGAAGCCAAGATGACAGAATAG
- the LOC123956593 gene encoding uncharacterized protein LOC123956593 isoform X1 has translation MRLKRMKHVEPLKKFTTPMPPKREAGATPTQPPVKMIKISNDGQEFGSDPGEDKYRLVEGSSYSPFPNNEHETIEFDEENVASPGIRTDTISLLMKIEQLQAQLKYERRCRILAERELRELKEMNTLMMQMRHTAHELRVTLDQVLQGGDAAAAPQNSHDESIAFLAETEAEMRAVHNIPEDDHNFLYLSENLRVPKNLYERIAEIADYKKYTSALLMMLFDRETLATHSLQGRRNTFTGEDCQKPQLPPEILRSIIDHVAVKFNVDSSQIKTAIRTKLNNEDKLLKKRLGLGKAESKAVTDQSFCQDTALLPENGAMGNDSQL, from the exons ATGCGtttaaaaagaatgaaacaCGTGGAGccgctgaaaaa ATTTACTACCCCCATGCCACCCAAGAGAGAAGCAGGCGCGACTCCAACACAACCGCCAGTTAAGATGATAAAAATCAGCAATGATGGGCAGGAGTTTGGCAGTGATCCAGGGGAGGATAAGTACAGGTTGGTTGAAGGCTCCAGCTACTCACCTTTTCCCAACAATGAG CATGAAACCATTGAGTTTGATGAAGAAAATGTCGCAAGTCCAGGCATCAGAACAGACACCATCAGTCTCCTCATGAAAATAGAGCAGCTGCAGGCACAACTCAAATATGAACGCAGATGTAGAATTTTGGCTGAGAGAGAGTTGAGGGAGCTGAAAG AGATGAACACACTCATGATGCAGATGAGGCACACGGCCCATGAACTTCGAGTCACTCTGGATCAAGTTCTCCAAGGAGGCGATGCAGCAGCTGCACCACAGAACTCTCATGATGAGAGTATCGCTTTCCTGGCCGAGACTGAGGCTGAGATGAGAGCGGTTCATAATATCCCAGAG GATGATCACAACTTCTTGTATCTCTCTGAGAATCTTCGAGTGCCAAAAAATCTTTACGAGCGCATTGCAGAGATCGCAGACTACAAGAAGTACACGTCTGCTCTGCTGATGATGCTTTTTGACCGAGAAACGTTGGCCACACACTCTCTGCAAGGCCGGAGGAACACCTTTACTGGAGAGGATTGCCAGAAGCCTCAACTCCCACCGGAGATCTTGAGAAGTATAATCG ATCACGTGGCAGTCAAGTTCAACGTTGATAGCAGCCAAATAAAAACTGCAATCCGCACAAAGTTGAATAATGAAGACAAGCTATTAAAGAAGAGACTGGGTTTGGGTAAAGCTGAAAGCAAAGCTGTTACTGATCAAAGCTTTTGCCAAGATACTGCACTGCTGCCGGAAAACGGAGCAATGGGAAATGATTCTCAGTTATAA
- the LOC123956593 gene encoding uncharacterized protein LOC123956593 isoform X2, with product MPPKREAGATPTQPPVKMIKISNDGQEFGSDPGEDKYRLVEGSSYSPFPNNEHETIEFDEENVASPGIRTDTISLLMKIEQLQAQLKYERRCRILAERELRELKEMNTLMMQMRHTAHELRVTLDQVLQGGDAAAAPQNSHDESIAFLAETEAEMRAVHNIPEDDHNFLYLSENLRVPKNLYERIAEIADYKKYTSALLMMLFDRETLATHSLQGRRNTFTGEDCQKPQLPPEILRSIIDHVAVKFNVDSSQIKTAIRTKLNNEDKLLKKRLGLGKAESKAVTDQSFCQDTALLPENGAMGNDSQL from the exons ATGCCACCCAAGAGAGAAGCAGGCGCGACTCCAACACAACCGCCAGTTAAGATGATAAAAATCAGCAATGATGGGCAGGAGTTTGGCAGTGATCCAGGGGAGGATAAGTACAGGTTGGTTGAAGGCTCCAGCTACTCACCTTTTCCCAACAATGAG CATGAAACCATTGAGTTTGATGAAGAAAATGTCGCAAGTCCAGGCATCAGAACAGACACCATCAGTCTCCTCATGAAAATAGAGCAGCTGCAGGCACAACTCAAATATGAACGCAGATGTAGAATTTTGGCTGAGAGAGAGTTGAGGGAGCTGAAAG AGATGAACACACTCATGATGCAGATGAGGCACACGGCCCATGAACTTCGAGTCACTCTGGATCAAGTTCTCCAAGGAGGCGATGCAGCAGCTGCACCACAGAACTCTCATGATGAGAGTATCGCTTTCCTGGCCGAGACTGAGGCTGAGATGAGAGCGGTTCATAATATCCCAGAG GATGATCACAACTTCTTGTATCTCTCTGAGAATCTTCGAGTGCCAAAAAATCTTTACGAGCGCATTGCAGAGATCGCAGACTACAAGAAGTACACGTCTGCTCTGCTGATGATGCTTTTTGACCGAGAAACGTTGGCCACACACTCTCTGCAAGGCCGGAGGAACACCTTTACTGGAGAGGATTGCCAGAAGCCTCAACTCCCACCGGAGATCTTGAGAAGTATAATCG ATCACGTGGCAGTCAAGTTCAACGTTGATAGCAGCCAAATAAAAACTGCAATCCGCACAAAGTTGAATAATGAAGACAAGCTATTAAAGAAGAGACTGGGTTTGGGTAAAGCTGAAAGCAAAGCTGTTACTGATCAAAGCTTTTGCCAAGATACTGCACTGCTGCCGGAAAACGGAGCAATGGGAAATGATTCTCAGTTATAA
- the si:ch211-213o11.11 gene encoding probable G-protein coupled receptor encodes MEDNSPFLTPEYNDSTTVWALMPSAPSRQLGTLPNPQTRFKDLTGIFFMVTLNVLALLANTAVLVVVIKAPHLRKFAFVCHLCAVDLLCSILLMPLGIVSSSPYFAGVVFTVLECQVYVFLNVTLIAASIFTITAISVERYYYIVHPMHYEVKMTLKLTAAVIVIAWVASAVLGLSTVFGWQSYGSLSSISAAHCSLHWSHNDHRQVFSVLFTVTCFCLPAVVIFGVYCNVYKVARMAARQHGPLPLWTNSQLKHRSDSINSQTTIITTRNAPRRIMRERTFGGGKAAFTLVVIVGQFLICWLPYFAFHLHMTLDPSPKIPDDLEDAVTWLAYSSFAINPFFYGLLNRQIREELCKVRRCYSARPLELAVSSHEGSGNENFLQFLHRTSCTIETRASFAISSPQSTLDQAGQTGFRIPGQIPEEFN; translated from the coding sequence ATGGAGGACAACAGTCCATTTCTGACCCCTGAGTACAATGACAGCACCACCGTGTGGGCGCTGATGCCATCAGCTCCCAGCAGACAGCTGGGCACCCTTCCCAACCCACAGACACGCTTTAAGGATTTGACAGGGATATTTTTCATGGTGACCCTGAATGTTCTGGCACTTCTGGCCAACACTGCTGTTTTGGTTGTTGTCATTAAAGCACCTCATCTCAGGAAATTTGCCTTTGTGTGCCACCTGTGTGCAGTGGACCTGCTGTGTTCCATCTTGCTCATGCCCCTCGGGATTGTGTCCAGCTCTCCGTACTTTGCTGGTGTGGTGTTCACTGTGCTGGAGTGCCAGGTGTACGTCTTCCTCAATGTAACCCTCATAGCTGCCTCTATCTTCACCATCACAGCCATCAGTGTGGAGCGTTACTACTACATTGTCCACCCCATGCACTATGAGGTCAAGATGACGCTGAAGCTGACTGCTGCCGTGATAGTGATAGCGTGGGTGGCCTCTGCCGTGCTGGGGTTGTCCACAGTCTTTGGGTGGCAGTCCTACGGCAGCCTGAGCTCCATCAGTGCTGCACACTGCTCGCTGCATTGGAGCCACAATGACCACAGACAAGTCTTCTCGGTGCTCTTTACTGTCACCtgtttctgcctgcctgctgttGTGATTTTTGGTGTCTACTGTAATGTGTACAAGGTGGCCCGTATGGCTGCCCGCCAGCATGGACCTCTGCCCTTGTGGACAAACAGTCAACTGAAGCATCGCTCTGACTCAATAAACAGCCAGACTACCATCATCACAACACGCAACGCCCCCCGTCGGATTATGCGTGAGCGCACGTTTGGTGGAGGTAAAGCCGCTTTCACTCTGGTGGTTATTGTTGGCCAGTTTCTGATCTGCTGGTTGCCTTACTTTGCCTTCCACCTTCATATGACACTAGATCCATCACCCAAGATTCCTGATGACCTGGAGGATGCAGTCACCTGGCTGGCATATTCTTCCTTTGCTATTAACCCATTTTTTTATGGGCTTCTTAACCGGCAGATCAGGGAGGAACTTTGTAAGGTCAGGCGCTGCTACTCCGCCCGACCACTCGAGCTGGCTGTCTCCAGCCATGAGGGCTCAGGCAACGAAAACTTCCTGCAGTTCCTCCATAGGACCAGCTGCACAATAGAGACACGTGCAAGTTTTGCCATATCCAGTCCTCAAAGCACTCTGGATCAAGCTGGGCAAACTGGTTTCAGGATACCAGGACAGATCCCAGAAGAGTTCAATTAG